Proteins from a single region of Antechinus flavipes isolate AdamAnt ecotype Samford, QLD, Australia chromosome 2, AdamAnt_v2, whole genome shotgun sequence:
- the FEM1B gene encoding protein fem-1 homolog B: protein MEGLAGYVYKAASEGRVLTLAALLLNRSESDIRYLLGYVSHQGGQRSTPLIIAARNGHAKVVRLLLEHYRVQTQQTGTVRFDGYVIDGATALWCAAGAGHFEVVKLLVSHGANVNHTTVTNSTPLRAACFDGRLDIVKYLVENNANISIANKYDNTCLMIAAYKGHTDVVKYLLEQHADPNAKAHCGATALHFAAEAGHLEIVRELVRWKAAMVVNGHGMTPLKVAAESCKADVVELLLSHADCDRKSRIEALELLGASFANDRENYDIMKTYHYLYLAMLERYQDRENIIEKEVLPPIDAYGNRTECRNPQELESIRQDRDALHMEGLIVRERILGSDNIDVSHPIIYRGAVYADNMEFEQCIKLWLHALHLRQKGNRNTHKDLLRFAQVFSQMIHLNEPVKAKDIESVLRCSVLEIEQGMSRMKSTQDADIHTALDNYECNIFTFLYLVCISTKTQCSEEDQSRINKQIYNLIHLDPRTREGSSLLHLAVNSNTPVDDFHTNDVCSFPNALVTKLLLDCGAEVNAVDSEGNSPLHIIVQYNRPISDFLTLHSIIISLVEAGAHTDMTNKQKKTPLDKSTTGVSEILLKTQMKLSLKCLAARAVRIYNINYQNQIPRTLEEFVEFH from the exons ATGGAGGGCCTGGCCGGCTATGTGTACAAGGCGGCCAGCGAGGGGAGGGTGCTGACCCTGGCCGCCCTGCTCCTGAACCGGTCCGAAAGCGACATCCGCTACCTGCTGGGCTATGTCAGCCACCAGGGAGGGCAGCGCTCCACGCCGCTCATCATCGCGGCGCGCAACGGGCATGCCAAGGTGGTGCGCCTGCTGCTGGAGCACTACCGAGTGCAGACCCAGCAGACTGGCACCGTCCGCTTCGACGG TTATGTCATTGATGGAGCCACCGCTCTCTGGTGTGCAGCAGGAGCTGGACATTTTGAAGTTGTCAAACTTCTAGTCAGTCATGGAGCCAACGTGAACCATACTACAGTAACCAACTCAACACCCTTGCGGGCTGCATGCTTTGATGGCAGATTGGACATCGTTAAATATCTGGTAGAAAATAATGCCAACATCAGCATTGCCAACAAATATGACAACACTTGCCTTATGATTGCAGCTTATAAAGGACACACGGATGTGGTCAAATATCTTTTAGAACAACATGCAGATCCCAATGCCAAAGCACATTGTGGGGCTACGGCATTACACTTTGCAGCAGAAGCTGGGCACTTGGAGATTGTACGAGAGTTGGTGAGGTGGAAAGCTGCAATGGTGGTGAATGGCCACGGAATGACTCCGTTAAAAGTAGCTGCTGAAAGCTGTAAGGCAGATGTTGTTGAATTATTACTTTCTCATGCTGATTGTGACCGAAAAAGTAGAATTGAAGCTTTGGAACTTTTGGGTGCCTCATTTGCAAATGACCGAGAGAACTATGACATAATGAAGACATACCACTATTTATATTTAGCGATGTTGGAGAGATATCAAGATCGTGAAAACATTATTGAAAAAGAGGTTCTTCCACCCATTGATGCTTATGGAAATAGAACTGAATGCAGAAATCCTCAGGAACTAGAGTCCATTAGGCAAGACAGAGATGCTCTTCACATGGAAGGCCTGATAGTTCGTGAACGGATTTTAGGCTCAGATAATATTGATGTTTCTCATCCTATCATTTATCGGGGGGCTGTTTATGCTGATAACATGGAATTTGAACAGTGTATCAAGTTGTGGCTTCATGCTTTGCATTTGCGGCAAAAAGGTAACAGAAACACTCACAAAGATCTTTTAAGGTTCGCTCAAGTTTTCTCACAGATGATTCATCTTAATGAACCGGTAAAAGCCAAGGACATAGAAAGTGTTTTGAGATGTAGTGTTTTAGAAATAGAACAAGGGATGTCTAGGATGAAAAGTACTCAAGACGCTGATATCCACACCGCCTTGGACAACTATGAAtgcaatatttttacctttttatatttggTGTGCATCTCCACAAAAACACAGTGCAGTGAGGAAGATCAGTCAAGAATTAACAAGCAGATTTACAACTTGATTCACCTTGATCCCAGAACTCGAGAAGGGTCAAGCTTATTGCATCTTGCTGTCAACTCTAATACCCCAGTAGATGACTTCCACACAAATGATGTCTGCAGCTTTCCCAATGCACTAGTCACTAAACTGCTTTTAGACTGTGGTGCTGAGGTGAATGCTGTTGACAGTGAGGGAAATAGTCCTCTTCATATTATCGTTCAGTACAACAGGCCTATCAGTGATTTTTTGACCTTGCATTCTATCATCATTAGCCTAGTGGAAGCTGGCGCTCACACCGACATGACAAACAAACAGAAGAAGACTCCGCTAGACAAAAGTACAACGGGGGTGTCTGAAATATTACTTAAAACTCAAATGAAGCTGAGCCTTAAGTGCCTGGCTGCCCGAGCAGTTCGGATTTATAACATTAACTACCAAAACCAGATCCCCAGAACTCTTGAAGAGTTTGTTGAATTTCATTAG